Part of the Vitis vinifera cultivar Pinot Noir 40024 chromosome 13, ASM3070453v1 genome is shown below.
CCGcacaaggaagaagaaagagttGCAGAAGGCTAAAGAATTCTTGGAGACATTTAAGTCATCTAGAAACGCTCAGTTCTATGATGGGAAACACAAATAGTAAGTAGACAATACCTTTTACATTCATACTAACCATAACTAATTCTTTTGGAGTCCAATGACAATCATAGGTTTTATAATTATTCACTGTGTTAGGTTCATTAAAGTTGGATCTTCTGGGAGCTGGATTTATTCAATTCACATAATCAGTAGCAATACACCAAGATTTTATCTAGTGGAAGGGAGCTTCTGCtgttgttttataattttatttatcgGGTTAGCACAACAGTGTACTCAATATTGTTATATCTTATACAATCTTCAAGGAGATGAGTGGTTTTCTTAAACCTTGCATACCCCAAATAATCTCTCCTTGTTCTTGATCGATTGTTGAACATTATGCAAGTTCTCTCGTTCTTTATACTCTCCCAATATgttccttcttttccttttaattgTGTTTATGTTCTTGATAAATCATGACTCGGTTGCGAGATGAAATGGCTGTTGACATGaagatttttaaatagtttttaaaacaattactactcatttttgtatcatatggttatgtttggttctggAGAGtaacaaggaaagaaaaaaaaaaaaaatggttttctcatgtttgaatttatacatttttaaattatataatatttatataatagaggaagagaagtgaaatgagtttgaaaaaacatataaaaataatttattaattttaaaaaaaaattccttctatttttttctttattttctttttcttatatttttctcaaaattttcgggaatcaaacatagcctatataaaagttattattatttttattttagaaatagaaaatatgaagtaCATCGAAATGAACATTTTAACACTCaatttgcattaaaaaaaaatagaaaatgagtcaaaaaaatgaagaaagtgAAAACACCAATATGATGTTTTAACAATTTTCATATAAactttacaaatatatatatatatatatatatatatatatatatatatatatatatatatatatctcaataagaataaaatattatcttgtatgtatatatttgatctaattgagcatatttaaaaccaaatattatctaaaaacatgatgtaaatattttgtttatttattatattatatattattataaatggatatattttaaatgaaacaGGGCTAATCAGAGCAATAATTAAAACAAGTTAAGAATAAATTGAGGGAAGAGAAATACAAACATTTTTATAGTGATTCCACGATCACACCCACACCCACTCTCGTCAATTTGCATTTTGAGTGAGGAATTTACTAGTTAAGGTTTTAAACCAAGTCTTCAATCTTATATATTTGGATTCAAGGCACTCAACTTTGAATAAAGAAATGagattttaatatattcaatcATAATACAAGTAAGGCTTAATGCAAAGAAATAGTTAAGATGATTTTAAATGGGTACAATTAATTTGGAAGTGAAGGATTTAATGCACTTGAGTAGAGAGCTTTAGATGAGAGAAAATGGTTGATAAGCAAGTTAATGCAAGTGTTCTTTTGCTAATAAATACAAGAGAGCTCTCgaatttatagaaaataatgttagatacttgaaacaacaaaaattgTCTTCAATAGATTAAGCTACTATTGACATATTTAATGCATAACAAGTGATTGCTTGTCCATTTTAAGAACCGACGCTTGACCAAAAAAGCTAGCAAAGGACCTTTGACCAAAAAAAGCCAAAGGCTTAGCAGTAACACCAAACTtctaaaatagagaaaaaaaattttgagtagGCAATTGGTCTTCAATCGAGAAAGCTTGATTGATTGAACCAATCGCACAACTAATTTGACTAGTTAAGGGTAACTTTGATTGATCAGGCAAAAACCAACTCAAAAAGCCCTCGATTTTAGTTTTAACCTTCCAATAGTTTGAGCAATTCATTTGAAAACCTTTATAGgacatttttaaaagaatttagaCTAGGATTTTGAggtaaaatttgtatttattcatTCTAAAGAAGTTAAGATCACCTTTAAGAAAATAAGGTAGTAATGAATTCATTAAAagtgtgaaaaataattttattttagttaatttatgATATTCATCTTACCATCTTGAGCATTCAAGAATCATCGTTTGTGGCATTGGAATCTCTTTATGGCTACTTTgaactttatttttatctataaaaaaaacccTATAACTTTACTTGATTagcattttggtttttttaatgaTCAAAACTCCGTTAAAAGAACTCTTAAACTAAtattttacattaaaataattaatttaattaattttaagtatattatatattttattaaatcattttaaaataaaaatattctaaaacaaataataaacaaatgtaaaaaatattaaagtcaCACATAGTGtgtatatcattaaaaaaaaagtaataatactATCTTTTTATcagttaaaatttaaaaccaaacaaggttttataaattttattttctaaaaacaattttcattcttcataaattaaatatattttcaagaaaagaaaataaaaactaaaaaaatggtTGTTGAACGCCGTCGGAGGTGGAGTTGGGAGCAGAGAATGAGAAAATTTGCTTATATCGTTCAGAAATCCTGGCCCAGCCCAGACCAGTAGACCTCAAAAAATCGAAGCCCACCACTTACACACATGACACACCTATCTAAATACGCCTGTCTCATCGTCCCCGAAAAAATCGTGAAGCAGGCGACACCCGCCAATGGCGGCAGCAGGAGCTACAGCGGCGGCAGCAGTAGCAGCTGCCTCGGCGGCGTTCTCCTCATTCCACCTCTCCAGGCCTTCCCTCGCTCGCAGACACTTCCGCACTATACCGGTACGCTCCTCAATTTCACCTCCTTCCACCACCAGCGCCGAATTCAACATCTCCTTCGCCCCCAAATCgaaaaaccctaaacctcaATCTGAAACCCTCCTCATTCCATGGATCGTCCGCGATGAGAACGGCAATCTCAGGGTTCAGTCCACGCCCCCGGAGCGATATCTGCAAGACATGGCCAAAGCGAAGGCTCTTTCtgccaagaagaagaagaagaaggaagagaGCACCGCCAGAGCCGTCGCGGTGGAGCCCAAGTATTCCAAGGCCGCGCGGAGGTTTTACAATGAGAATTTTAGGGATCCGCCGCAACGCCTCAGTAAGGTTCTCGCTGCTGCCGGAGGTAATGGTGCTGAACTTCCAGGATTaacagattttttttaattgaaattatgCTATAAATATCCTTCTTGactgaaagagaaaaaaaaaaaaacataatcgGCATGTTGGGAAATGAAAATGGcagaaactatgaaaattatgGTTTTGTGTTTTTGGATTTGGAAACGAAATGTTTGAGCTGGTTTTGTTCAAGTGAAACGGAGTGGGATTTTGTTTACCAGACCTATGCCCCATCCTTGGAAATAAAGTTGCTTCCTGGTTAGCTTCTGAATTCAACGCTGTGAATTTGAAAATCTTCCTTTGGCTATGGAGTTTTCTCAGTTTAGGTGTGacgaatttaaattcaaattcaagttCATTAATATATGGATAAACCCTAATCTATGGATTTCGAATTGGGGCCATTGGTTCAAATTCTAGAGCCCCAAGTTCACATACTTGCAATGTGGAGAAAGATGAAATAAAGTATGCTTCTAGTGTATCACTGGGCATACTGTGAAGAGAACAGCGAATTTAGTATTTAAGGTGTCACATTCAGACTGGCTTTCTTTGAAGTATGTAATATCACAGTCTCACGAAAACAATGGTTGTGAATAAAGCACTgacaatttttcttttaggCCTTATTTGAACTatgtataccttgagtcgccTTTTTCGtgtctcttttatatataaaattttctttacctatcaaaaaaataaaaataaataaataaagcactGACAATATTAAAAATGAGCCAATGTAGAGGCTGGTTCTCACTCAGACTAGTAgacttccatttctttttttgctttgaGTCCAAAAGGATGGTAACTTTACTGTTTAAGGAGCTTATTCTTCAGATTATGTGACACCAGTGTAACTAAATAGTATGGCTATGGAGAAATGAAGGTTCAGTGTCATAAAAAAGAACTGAATCTGGTGgctgtaatttttattttgataaccGAGGAACCTTCTATGGCCAaacccttaggactctccatggggatCCAAACCTTGAGGTATTGACTGCCCTGCAACAACCAGCACCGAGTCAATTCAGGGTATCATCAGTGGTAGGATTTGAATCCAGGACCATGTGCCACTTATTAGGACCACACTTCCAAGATTCGAATCTGGTGGCTGTATTTTGAcccaacttcattttttttctttccagaagatttaaaaaaatgaagattctTCCTAACGTCTTTGGTATTCTGATAAGTTTTTTCAATACAGGATTGTGAGGGCCTTCTTTTGGTGAATTGTTTACTATTTGGGTTGGTAATGTCTTATGATTTTGGGTTTATGCAATTTTTGTTATCAGTGGCATCGAGAAGGAACAGTGAAGAGCTTATTTTTGAAGGCCGAGTAACTGTTAATGGTTCTGTGTGTAACACACCTCAGGTGACCCATAGCTCCAtgtgttttatatttttggctGCCTTTGTTAAGGTTATAACTATAAATGGCATTTATCCTACTACTTGTGGTTCCTGAACTGTATTTTAATTATGCTCCATTTGGATCAAGAAAGTATTAGGGAAAGGAAAAATGTAGGAACTAGCAAGAAATCCAGATTCTCTTGCTTGTTTTTTTGTGATGAtgtatgaaggaaaaaaaaaatcaatatataggGAAAGTTTATaccttttcaaattttcattctttacatagaagagaaaaaaaaagagagataaATTTGGAGAAGCATGTAAGAAAAATTCATTGagtttaaacataatttttatttttgttcactttttgttttgttccattttcccctctattttcttttccttgtgcTTTCTCTCTTAACTTTTTAAGATCCAAACAGAACCTTAGTGTTGTAGTTATTGCCAAGGAAGATTTGAAACTATTTCTATTTACATCCAGAGTCATACCTTAGTCTTAATAGAGTTGTTTCTGATTTAATGCAGACTCGAGTTGATCCAGCCAGGGATATGATTTATGTTAATGGAAACCGCCTTCCGAAGAAGCTCCCTCCTAAGGTGTATCTTGCCCTGAATAAGCCAAAAGGGTGTGCCACTGTTACTTGTCCATGCAACTATTTCTATGTACCTTTGCTCTTCAATGTTCTTTCTCAAGTTTGAGCTTTGAATCCTATGTGTATATGTGGGTTAATGCGGTTGCAATATCATAGGTACATTTGCTCATCCGGAGAGAAAGAGTCCAAATCTGTTTTGTGCCTATTTGATGATTATTTGAAGAGTTGGGTATGTGTAGATTGAACCTCTAGGATACCATTTTTCTGATATGTATCTTTTTCGCAGAAAGCTTCTATTCCTTTGCTTTTAAATTTCAGCATATctttatataaatatcatttattcattaatttatttactgtTATGTCTTTTAAATCCATTATGTGATACTTTGCATTTCCAGAACAAACAAAATCCTGGAGTACCAAAACCAAGAATCTTTACAGTGGGTCGCCTTGATGTTGCCACAACTGGGTTGATTATTTTGACCAATGATGGTATGCATATTGCTATAAAAAAGTCATGGATTCCTgtaacataattaaaatatgatgaatAAGAGTTCTTTAAATATACATTTGAAATTGAAAGGGCCTTTCTAAAGCCAGTTGAAATGCTATTTCTTTTCAGGGGATTTTGCTCAAAAGCTTTCACATCCATCATCCAAGCTATCAAAGGAGTAAGATTCCATTTATTTGTTGTATATAGGATtctatccatttatttattgtatataGAATTCTATTTGTTTAgcagtattaaaaaaaaaatcgcagATCAAATCATAATTGGTAAtactttcttcaaattttttttatgttggtgTGTCATCCCAGGGTCTTTTTTGGAAGTGAATTCTGTTGTATGTTTAATGGCTGTGGCTGAAAACCTTTAGCTGCTTACTATTTTATGTGTCAGGGTGGGGCCTTACATGTTTGTTATTGTCATTCTTCTCTCATTCTTTTGGAGGTTTGGCTGATTCccgctatttttgtttttactctgCTTCTGATGACCAACACCTTGATATGTAGATACATTGCAACAATTGATGGTGTGGTCAATAAGCGGCACTTGATAGCTATCAGTGAGGGAACTGTTATTGAAGGTGTTCATTGCACTCCAGATTCTGTGGAGCTACTACCACCACAGCCAAATATATCGAAACCTAGACTTCGTGTTGTGGTACTATTTTTATCTGTTCAAGATCTGTAATATTATATGTAGTAACTGCATTTATACAACATTCCTTGTCATATATTGGATTGACTATATGCTTTCTGAATTTACAATTGATCATTGACACCTGACCAGTACAATAATCTTGATGATATGTTTGGAGGTGGTGCACTGGGCTGGTTAATGCACAGGTATATTTGACAATGTGACTGCAAAGGGGCTAATTTTGTTTTGCTCACATAAATTCGTGCAGGTTCATGAAGGGAGAAATCATGAAGTTCGGGAGCTTGTGAAAAGTGCTGGACTTCAGGTTGGTGTGTGTTTTATCAATaacatcattttttaaaaatgaatatgtcCTTATCCATCAAGACTTATAGTTAATGCTTTCAGTTCATTGAATTAGAAAGTTAAATTTGAGGCCATGAGTTATCCTCTCAAGACTTGATTTGTATTGAAagttggggaaaaaaaagaggaaaaagacaaaaaagagaAGGCAGTTTAATCTGaacttattttagaaaatagagaGTTTTGTATTTTTGATTGTCCAAACTGACTTGCACTTTCATTGTTGCTAAATTTCCTACTTTCATGTTCCTCTTACCCTTTGCATGTATCATTCAAAACCTCTAGGTCTATGGTGTGTAATTCTAAAATTTGCATGTTTGTTGTTAATAGAATTTAAATCTCTAATGGTTATATCAATTCAGAAATTGAATATACCATGAAGTTTGATctttatggaattttaaattaatgttaatgACAACACTAGATCTTCCATTAGCTTTATTGTCACTAATGCCCTCATGGTTGCTTATTAGTTTTGGGTTCCTCTTTGAGTTTTATTTATCtgttcttgtttttatttttccagaTTCATTCCCTAAAACGTATACGCATAGGTGGTTTCAGACTTCCATCGGATCTTGGGTAATTATTCTTGGAATGCCTTCACTTTGATAGGATCTTATAGACTAATAGTACCTTTATTTCTTGTAGTGTATAATGATGCATTTGTTTCTTATATGATCCAataattaccttttttttttgtttttgtttttctctggATGTGCCTTCTCtttattgttgtttttattttatttttattacaatgAATTAGAATGCTGAgttattttctattcaatttcTGTAGTATATCATCTTAATTAGATTACCAAGTTCTTGTTTGTCTAATCATTCTAATAATGCCTTTCTTGCTATACGTTTAAACTTGTGATCTGAtgctttttgatatttattggAGACAGTACCATATTAGGTCAGAAGTGAATCATCTTATTTCTTATTGGAATAAGACTGTTGGATGTGTATGTACGATTTTACTGACTTATCAGAAGGAATGATAGGAATTATTGCATTTTTGTGTGGATAAAAATCTCCATTGCTTGGATCTAAAAATTTTTTTGGAGTTGCAGGTGGTAAATAAACTGTATTCTTCTTTGTCATGCCAATATTTGCATCGTTGGCAAGGAATTATAATTTCTCTCTTAAAGGGTACATCCTATTACCCTCTCTCCTTCTCCCTCCCCCCCTCCCTGCTTCTGcccctttccatttttttttctttttgatagacAACCAAGAATATAATAAAGACGCCAAATAAAAAGAGGGGGGCAAACCCCAAGTACACGGGAAGTATACAAAGGGAGCCAACAAGACAGAAACACCACAAAGGAGCACAGAAAACACCCTCCCACTAACTAACACAACCAGTCAATAAAATCTAACAAGAAACCATGACCCTCTTGAATATGTCAATGATCCCAATGGAAAAGGGCACAAATAAGAGAGTCCTTTAGAACTTGGTCTGAGCGTTGAATTCCATCTAAGTATCTTCGATTCCTCTCTTGCTAAAGGATCCAAAATAAGCAAAGAGGGGTtgtccttcaaatttttttctttttttgctaaCCAAACTTCCATGCCCCCTGACAGAGAACGGGAGGACTCAAAAATAGCCAAAGAAAGAAAGTAATAAAGGCTAAAGACTCCTTGCCTTTCCACAATGGATTAGCAAGTGATTAGTTGATTCTTCTGAATTCATGTATAAACAACAATAGTTAGCTAACACCATCCTCTTCTCTTAAGTTGATCTAAACtacctcccaagcaaaaaaacccacctCTAAAGGCACCCAAGGGCCCCACACTAGCTTAGAGGGAAAAGAAATACTACCTTTGTTTGACTCTAAGGAAGAGCAGAAAGATTTCATCAATAACTTCCCACTTTTGTTAATCTTCCAAATTAGCTCATCGTCATCCTCACTACACTTCCCAAGCGCATATAGCCTCCTAAGTAACTTCTCAATGGAATGTAGCTCCCAACCCAACTTTAAAGCACATGTAGCCCCTTTCCATTTAAAAGCAATGCAATGTAAGGAGAGGTTGCTTTTTGTAATTACCAAATGGCTTTTTGCTTTTGGTATTTAGTATGTTTAGCTTTCATTTgtggaggattcctcatccttctattgTACTTCTTAATTCCTATTTCAATATAATGCATTGttgtttcttattaaaaaaaaaaaaaaagagatgagGGATACTACAAGAGAAgcaagaaaaaagagaagtaaCATGTCGAATTAGTAAGAATAAATACAATACTAAAATGAGTGTTGTCATCTTTTTTTCAAGAGCTTCTCTAGAAGATTTGGAAACTCTTAAGATAATTTTGgtagtgtttgggcatattttTAGACTTAAAGTCAATCTAGAGAAGAGTATCCTCTCTGGCATCAACATTGATCTAGATCAACTCAATAGGTTGGCATTGGTCCTTGATTGCAAGGTGTTGGATTGGCTTATTCCATATTTGGGACTTCCATTGGGGGGGAACCCAAAGGCAGGAGCATTCTGGGATCTGGTGATTGAGAGAGTTTCACGAAGGTTGGATGGGTAGAAAAAAACTTATCTATCTTTAGGTGGGAGGGTTACTCTTATTCATTCTTGCTTATCTCATATTCCCAACTAATTTCTTTCCTTGttcaaaattcctttttcagTGGTgctgaaaattgagaaattgcaaagggattttttgtggtCAAGGTTTGGGGAGCATAAGAGAGACCATCTTGTTAGTTGGGACTTAGTGTGTAAGGCAAAAGGAGAAGGGGTATTAGAGTTTGGGAAGATTTTTGTAAGGAATTGCGCTCTATTAGGAAAATGGCTATGGAGGTTTCCTGAGGAATGGTATGCTCTTTGGCATTAGGTTATCCTaagcatttatgggacacataCTAATGGGTGGGGTGCCAACACCTTTGTTAGGTGGTTACAtcattgtccttggaaggccattgcatAGGTCTTCTTAGGTTTTTCCAAATACACTTGGCTAGTGGTGGGAGATGGGTTAAGAATTTGGTtttgggaagacttgtggtggggggatcaaCCTTTGTGCTCTCAATTCCTAGGTCTATTCTGAATTGTCACAGTTAAAAACCTCACTATCTCATCAATTCTTAGGCCTACTaatcctttctcttggaatttaaacTTCCGTTTCAATCTTTTGGATCTTGAGATAGAAGATTTTGAAAGACTCATGTCCTCTCTTTCACACTTGCACTTATTTCCATTTGGTCATGACTTGAGAGCTTGGTCCCTGTTTTCTTTAGGTTTATTCACCATAAAGTCGTTCTTTTCAATCTTGTCCAACCTTATTGATCCAACTCCATCATTCCctattgattttgtttggaaatcgcAAGCCCCATTTAAGGTCAAAtcctttgcttggttagtgacACTTAAGAAGGTAAACatcaatgacatgctacaactGAGAAGATTCTTCAAAACCATCAGTtttgatgtttgtttgtttgttgtgtATGGAGAGTGGTGAAATGGTAGATCATATCTTCTTACATCGCCCATTGAGTTTGAGGCTTTGGCACAAACTCTTCAACTTGGTTCatatggattgggttcctcctaGGAGTATATGTGATATGATAATTATTTCATGTAGAGGATTGAGAAATTCCAATAGAGGCAAGGTGTTGTGGCAGTTTGCTTGTCTTGCTTTGATGTGGGTTGTGTGGCGagagagaaatgctaggattttttaggGCAAGGCGAGAACTTCAGAGGGCCTTTGGGACACAATTCATTTCTTAGCCTCCTTTTGGGCTTCATGCACCATGACATTTAAGGGTGCTCCCCTTAATCTGATCCAACTTAATTGGTTGTTGGTGTCTAGTTCCATGGGTATGGGCTAGCAATGATAGATTACTTTTGTATATTCCCACTTGGGACATAGTTTGTGGAACCTCATAGTTGTATAGATTCTTGAACTTGGGTTTTTGCTTTCTGTTGTGTACTTTTtagaggatttctcatccttctttgtacttatttaaaaaaaggagTGCAGCCATTCCCTGAGCTATAA
Proteins encoded:
- the LOC100247893 gene encoding putative ribosomal large subunit pseudouridine synthase SVR1, chloroplastic, which translates into the protein MAAAGATAAAAVAAASAAFSSFHLSRPSLARRHFRTIPVRSSISPPSTTSAEFNISFAPKSKNPKPQSETLLIPWIVRDENGNLRVQSTPPERYLQDMAKAKALSAKKKKKKEESTARAVAVEPKYSKAARRFYNENFRDPPQRLSKVLAAAGVASRRNSEELIFEGRVTVNGSVCNTPQTRVDPARDMIYVNGNRLPKKLPPKVYLALNKPKGYICSSGEKESKSVLCLFDDYLKSWNKQNPGVPKPRIFTVGRLDVATTGLIILTNDGDFAQKLSHPSSKLSKEYIATIDGVVNKRHLIAISEGTVIEGVHCTPDSVELLPPQPNISKPRLRVVVHEGRNHEVRELVKSAGLQIHSLKRIRIGGFRLPSDLGHGKHVELKQGDLKALGWKS